One region of Primulina tabacum isolate GXHZ01 chromosome 1, ASM2559414v2, whole genome shotgun sequence genomic DNA includes:
- the LOC142540565 gene encoding uncharacterized protein LOC142540565 isoform X2, with product MLCPFPSRKTGSSWLNRLRTAKGFPENDASDLEDFLQNPHSSSSDAPIPCPDKPPTFDSTKDEDLKLFNVMCELFNFGDACCSSAKVKRFCRKQVNPRVCAFSDDGNAVIDNFDTEKTSANATSRSGDSCGGPEDLNESDERKDEGDWRDVDFPGFSRTEVTVIDTSYEQWKFEKLLLRKKNVWKVRDNKKTSEIWGSKKRRKLSGCIEDDRHAKKKHKVQDADGCGVWCEPPLNRVYHPSHKFEDHEKAPEEVGKVLKMKQADLNWKRKTHQLYSLRESPPV from the exons ATGCTCTGCCCATTCCCGTCCCGGAAAACCGGATCAAGCTGGCTGAACCGGTTGCGAACCGCCAAAGGGTTCCCGGAAAATGATGCCTCCGATCTCGAAGATTTCCTCCAGAACCCTCATTCTTCCAGCTCCGATGCACCGATTCCGTGTCCTGATAAACCTCCCACTTTTGACTCAACCAAAGACGAGGATCTCAAATTGTTCAATGTCATGTGCGAGCTGTTCAATTTTGGAGATGCTTGCTGTTCTTCCGCAAAAGTCAAAAGATTCTGCCGCAAACAGGTGAACCCTAGAGTTTGTGCTTTTTCGGATGATGGGAATGCTGTTATCGACAATTTCGATACGGAGAAGACTTCTGCAAATGCAACATCGAGGAGTGGCGATAGTTGTGGTGGACCGGAGGACTTGAATGAGTCCGATGAGAGGAAAGACGAAGGGGATTGGCGGGACGTGGATTTCCCCGGTTTCTCGCGAACGGAGGTTACGGTGATTGACACAAGCTATGAGCAGTGGAAGTTTGAGAAGTTGCTGCTCAGGAAGAAGAATGTGTGGAAAGTGAGGGATAATAAGAAGACGAGTGAGATTTGGGGGAGTAAGAAGAGAAGGAAATTGAGTGGGTGCATTGAAGACGATCGACATGCAAAGAAAAAGCACAAGGTTCAAGATGCAGATGGGTGTGGTGTATGGTGTGAGCCACCATTGAATAGA GTCTATCATCCGAGCCATAAATTTGAAGATCATGAAAAGGCTCCTGAAGAAGTTGGCAAGGTTCTCAAAATGAAGCAAGCAGACTT GAATTGGAAAAGGAAAACTCATCAGTTATACTCATTAAGGGAATCCCCACCAGTATAA
- the LOC142540532 gene encoding serine/arginine-rich splicing factor SR34A-like, producing MSGRYSRMIYVGNLPADIRESEIEDIFYKYGRILDIELKIPPRPPCYCFVEFENSRDAEDAIRGRDGYDFDGCRLRVELAHGGRGPPSSSERRGGYRGANGGGSRYGVSRHSDYRVIIRGLPSSASWQDLKDHMRKAGDVCFAEVYRDSEGTYGLVDYTNYEDLKYAVRKLDDTEFKNPWTRTYIRVKEYKGSPARSRSRSLSRSRSPRRKRSKSLEKSASRSPSASPVKPSRLKSQSRSRSRSASPRQARSGST from the exons ATGAGTGGTAGGTACTCTCGCATGATTTATGTTGGCAACCTTCCAGCTGATATTAGAGAATCGGAGATTGAAGACATATTTTACAAG TATGGTCGAATATTGGATATTGAATTGAAGATTCCACCTCGTCCTCCTTGTTATTGCTTTGTGGAG TTTGAGAATTCGCGGGATGCAGAAGATGCTATCAGGGGAAGAGATGGCTATGACTTTGATGGTTGTCGTTTGAGA GTTGAGCTTGCACATGGTGGTAGAGGACCACCCTCTTCAAGTGAACGTCGCGGTGGTTATCGTGGGGCCAATGGGGGTGGAAGTCGATACGGAGTTTCCCGCCATTCAGATTATCGAG TTATTATACGGGGACTTCCTTCTTCGGCCTCCTGGCAAGATTTGAAG GATCACATGAGAAAAGCTGGGGATGTCTGTTTTGCTGAAGTTTATCGTGACAGTGAAG GAACTTATGGCCTGGTTGATTATACTAATTATGAAGACTTGAAATATGCT GTTCGGAAACTTGATGACACTGAGTTCAAAAATCCTTGGACTAGAACTTATATTCGG GTTAAGGAATACAAGGGTAGTCCAGCAAGAAGCCGAAGTAGGAGTCTCAGTAGAAGCAGAAGCCCCCGGAGGAAGAGGAG CAAATCCCTGGAGAAATCTGCTTCAAGATCACCATCTGCATCTCCTGTGAAACCTTCCAG GCTGAAGTCACAATCAAGGTCGAGATCAAGGTCTGCATCCCCTCGCCAG GCTAGGTCAGGCAGTACTTGA
- the LOC142540546 gene encoding large ribosomal subunit protein P1-like isoform X1 produces MSVAELACTYAALILHDDGIAVTAEKIAKLVAAANLKVESYWPSLFAKLCEKRNVEDLVMNVGSGGGGAAVAVSAPTAGAGGGAAAAAAAPAAEEKKEEPKEESDDDMGFSLFD; encoded by the exons ATGTCGGTTGCAGAGCTCGCGTGCACATATGCTGCCTTGATTCTTCACGATGATGGCATAGCCGTCACG GCGGAGAAAATAGCCAAGCTGGTGGCTGCAGCGAATTTGAAGGTGGAATCCTATTGGCCTAGTCTTTTCGCTAAGCTGTGTGAGAAGAGGAACGTTGAGGATCTAGTCATGAACGTGGGATCTGGTGGCGGAGGCGCCGCCGTCGCTGTATCTGCTCCGACCGCAGGCGCTGGTGGTGGAGCCGCCGCCGCCGCAGCTGCCCCAGCCGCCGAGGAGAAGAAG GAGGAGCCGAAAGAGGAGAGTGACGATGATATGGGCTTTAGTTTATTTGATTAG
- the LOC142540546 gene encoding large ribosomal subunit protein P1-like isoform X2 produces the protein MSVAELACTYAALILHDDGIAVTAEKIAKLVAAANLKVESYWPSLFAKLCEKRNVEDLVMNVGSGGGGAAVAVSAPTAGAGGGAAAAAAAPAAEEKKEEPKEESDDDMGFSLFD, from the exons ATGTCGGTTGCAGAGCTCGCGTGCACATATGCTGCCTTGATTCTTCACGATGATGGCATAGCCGTCACG GCGGAGAAAATAGCCAAGCTGGTGGCTGCAGCGAATTTGAAGGTGGAATCCTATTGGCCTAGTCTTTTCGCTAAGCTGTGTGAGAAGAGGAACGTTGAGGATCTAGTCATGAACGTGGGATCTGGTGGCGGAGGCGCCGCCGTCGCTGTATCTGCTCCGACCGCAGGCGCTGGTGGTGGAGCCGCCGCCGCCGCAGCTGCCCCAGCCGCCGAGGAGAAGAAG GAAGAGCCGAAAGAGGAGAGTGACGACGATATGGGCTTTAGTTTATTTGATTAG
- the LOC142540565 gene encoding uncharacterized protein LOC142540565 isoform X1 encodes MLCPFPSRKTGSSWLNRLRTAKGFPENDASDLEDFLQNPHSSSSDAPIPCPDKPPTFDSTKDEDLKLFNVMCELFNFGDACCSSAKVKRFCRKQVNPRVCAFSDDGNAVIDNFDTEKTSANATSRSGDSCGGPEDLNESDERKDEGDWRDVDFPGFSRTEVTVIDTSYEQWKFEKLLLRKKNVWKVRDNKKTSEIWGSKKRRKLSGCIEDDRHAKKKHKVQDADGCGVWCEPPLNRVYHPSHKFEDHEKAPEEVGKVLKMKQADLPSQELEKENSSVILIKGIPTSIKNRTSISQNCSKQIKP; translated from the exons ATGCTCTGCCCATTCCCGTCCCGGAAAACCGGATCAAGCTGGCTGAACCGGTTGCGAACCGCCAAAGGGTTCCCGGAAAATGATGCCTCCGATCTCGAAGATTTCCTCCAGAACCCTCATTCTTCCAGCTCCGATGCACCGATTCCGTGTCCTGATAAACCTCCCACTTTTGACTCAACCAAAGACGAGGATCTCAAATTGTTCAATGTCATGTGCGAGCTGTTCAATTTTGGAGATGCTTGCTGTTCTTCCGCAAAAGTCAAAAGATTCTGCCGCAAACAGGTGAACCCTAGAGTTTGTGCTTTTTCGGATGATGGGAATGCTGTTATCGACAATTTCGATACGGAGAAGACTTCTGCAAATGCAACATCGAGGAGTGGCGATAGTTGTGGTGGACCGGAGGACTTGAATGAGTCCGATGAGAGGAAAGACGAAGGGGATTGGCGGGACGTGGATTTCCCCGGTTTCTCGCGAACGGAGGTTACGGTGATTGACACAAGCTATGAGCAGTGGAAGTTTGAGAAGTTGCTGCTCAGGAAGAAGAATGTGTGGAAAGTGAGGGATAATAAGAAGACGAGTGAGATTTGGGGGAGTAAGAAGAGAAGGAAATTGAGTGGGTGCATTGAAGACGATCGACATGCAAAGAAAAAGCACAAGGTTCAAGATGCAGATGGGTGTGGTGTATGGTGTGAGCCACCATTGAATAGA GTCTATCATCCGAGCCATAAATTTGAAGATCATGAAAAGGCTCCTGAAGAAGTTGGCAAGGTTCTCAAAATGAAGCAAGCAGACTT GCCATCTCAGGAATTGGAAAAGGAAAACTCATCAGTTATACTCATTAAGGGAATCCCCACCAGTATAAAAAATCGGACGAGCATTTCccaaaattgttcaaaacaaaTCAAACCTTGA